Proteins encoded within one genomic window of Rhizobium favelukesii:
- a CDS encoding carbohydrate ABC transporter permease: MYPRSIPEDVPVRRFAYGAMVALILALWLVPLLAVMATSLRSFEEVMAGNYWGWPRSFNFIENYTAVFTQTAMARYFLNSLIVTLPSVGGVLVLSTLSGFVLSRYRFRGADLMFALFVGGNFLPAQIMMIPVRDLMVSIGLYDTYYALIVFHVAFQTGFATLFMRNFIAALPDELFQAARAEGASPWQTLWHVVLPLIRPALAALAILTFTFVWNDYFWAIVLTQSDAVKPVTAGLSNLRGEWVSAWNLVAAATIMVAIPPVVMFFLMQRHFIAGLTVGAVKG; the protein is encoded by the coding sequence ATGTACCCAAGGTCCATACCGGAAGACGTGCCGGTTCGGCGGTTCGCGTATGGTGCGATGGTCGCTTTGATCCTCGCTCTCTGGCTCGTCCCGCTGCTGGCAGTCATGGCGACGTCGCTGCGATCATTCGAGGAAGTGATGGCGGGCAACTATTGGGGTTGGCCGAGGAGCTTCAATTTCATTGAGAACTACACGGCTGTGTTCACGCAGACCGCCATGGCGCGATACTTCCTCAACAGCCTGATCGTGACATTGCCGTCGGTGGGCGGCGTACTCGTTCTCTCCACGCTTTCAGGCTTCGTGCTGTCTCGCTACCGCTTTCGCGGGGCGGATCTGATGTTTGCGCTGTTCGTCGGGGGAAACTTCCTTCCAGCCCAGATCATGATGATCCCGGTCAGGGATTTGATGGTCTCCATCGGACTCTATGATACCTACTACGCGCTCATTGTTTTCCACGTGGCCTTTCAAACGGGCTTCGCGACACTCTTCATGCGCAACTTCATCGCCGCGCTTCCAGACGAGCTTTTCCAAGCCGCCCGCGCAGAAGGCGCGTCGCCATGGCAGACACTTTGGCACGTTGTTCTCCCGTTGATCCGACCGGCGTTGGCAGCACTCGCGATCCTGACATTCACCTTTGTCTGGAACGATTACTTCTGGGCAATCGTGCTGACGCAGAGCGATGCGGTAAAGCCCGTGACAGCCGGCCTTAGCAATCTGCGAGGGGAGTGGGTGTCTGCGTGGAATCTGGTAGCGGCGGCAACGATCATGGTCGCAATTCCTCCAGTCGTCATGTTCTTCCTCATGCAGCGGCACTTCATCGCCGGCCTGACCGTCGGTGCGGTCAAGGGCTGA
- a CDS encoding ABC transporter ATP-binding protein, translated as MVSVELINIEKHYGGYHALRDVNLVIEEGEFVVMVGPSGCGKSTLLKTIAGLETTSSGKLLIRGRDVTRLEPGDRGIAMVFQSYALYPHMSVAENMGFGLRMAKRPKTEIDAAVARAATILRLEEQLEKKPKQLSGGQRQRVAIGRAITRSPDVFLFDEPLSNLDAALRTQMRVELSTLHSRLASTMIYVTHDQVEAMTMASRIVVLNQGTIEQVGAPLSLYNNPDNVFVAGFLGAPRMNFVAGRVAETSGSGARITGAGGLELAFDRLTDKVSVGDTVTVGVRPERLRLDDDFAEIRFPGNVRLTEYLGRETIVYVDAGPLVTTGSDSGTTVFTVQIADVKPFQNDRLVSVGFDPADAYLFGPGGKTITPPKAVATI; from the coding sequence ATGGTCAGTGTCGAACTTATCAACATCGAGAAACATTATGGGGGCTACCATGCCCTTAGGGACGTCAACCTGGTCATCGAGGAAGGTGAGTTCGTTGTCATGGTCGGGCCGTCGGGATGCGGCAAGTCGACCTTGCTGAAGACGATCGCCGGCCTTGAGACGACCAGTTCGGGAAAGCTGCTGATCAGGGGACGGGATGTGACCAGATTGGAGCCTGGCGACAGAGGCATTGCCATGGTGTTCCAGTCCTACGCGCTTTACCCGCACATGAGCGTTGCCGAAAACATGGGGTTCGGCCTCAGAATGGCCAAGCGACCGAAGACCGAAATCGATGCCGCGGTTGCCCGCGCCGCCACAATTCTTCGTCTTGAAGAGCAACTTGAGAAGAAGCCGAAGCAGTTGTCCGGCGGGCAGCGGCAGCGTGTTGCCATCGGCCGTGCCATCACACGCTCGCCCGACGTCTTCCTGTTCGACGAGCCTCTTTCCAATCTCGACGCCGCCTTGCGCACCCAAATGCGGGTCGAGCTGTCGACGCTCCACTCCCGGCTCGCATCAACGATGATCTACGTTACCCATGACCAGGTCGAAGCGATGACAATGGCGAGCCGGATCGTTGTGCTCAATCAGGGCACAATCGAACAAGTCGGCGCTCCGCTCAGTCTCTACAACAACCCCGACAACGTCTTCGTCGCTGGTTTCCTTGGAGCGCCCCGCATGAACTTCGTCGCGGGACGGGTGGCTGAAACCAGTGGATCGGGTGCGCGGATTACAGGTGCCGGCGGACTGGAGCTTGCTTTTGACCGTCTCACCGACAAGGTTTCGGTAGGCGATACGGTCACGGTCGGTGTTCGGCCCGAACGGCTTCGGCTCGACGACGACTTCGCCGAAATCCGCTTTCCTGGAAACGTGCGTCTGACCGAGTATCTGGGACGAGAAACGATCGTTTACGTCGACGCCGGACCACTGGTCACGACAGGATCGGACAGCGGCACGACCGTTTTCACCGTTCAGATCGCGGACGTCAAACCCTTTCAAAACGATCGCTTGGTGTCGGTCGGCTTCGATCCAGCCGATGCCTACCTTTTTGGGCCCGGCGGCAAAACCATCACCCCTCCCAAGGCCGTCGCGACAATCTAA
- a CDS encoding beta-galactosidase, producing MKRTPPAPLSVWRTLNLDDFLLGVPHYPEHVDESYWLRDAQRMAAAGFNVVRLGEFAWHLIEPQEGHFDFSLFDRAIDVLACEGIKTIFCTPTATPPRWLTSTYPEVLRTDEWGRTASHGSRQHADTNSPVYRIHSRRITEALARHYAGNPNVIGWQTDNELNTTVSTSYAEATEREFRRYLRDRYETIAALNFAWGGNFWALAYDNFDQIAVPRKDNPGFPAPGHLQDYHRFLAHATAVFQHDQVEILRRANSDWFIFHNLGRLEDIDFRGQFGQDLDFLGFDVYPMLYDEMRRSGGHPATQALHLDICRAYSGNFIVPEQASGFGSQPGFSTMTPEPGEMRRMALSSVARGADGLLFFRWRPAHFGAEIYWMGIIDHDDVPRRRYQEAVQFAGDISKIKPHLLGTTVRMDVAIAGADFDNQEAYKTYPMGMPSPLEDGLLLHRYCYSRGIACGFIHPEDDLSRIKILYVPHWVIWRPEWNENVEAFVKDGGTLIVGAMTGTRDENNHIPTELAPRAGLSRLCGVRVEEFGRLAEPGADGLFGLHGTEYGLHNPAKRLPASSATRRYSFSLGNQEYDAAHLYELLRLDDDVKVIGRWTNRFASGRPMVTVRRFGNGRAVYVGTYLTEPLVEALATQLFAESNVQPLLQDLPPNVEVTMREADDRKLLFVLNCDAEATEIKTPPQGIDLITGRRVEEKLTLGPHECAVIQF from the coding sequence ATGAAGCGTACCCCTCCTGCACCGCTTTCGGTTTGGCGCACTCTCAATCTCGATGACTTTCTCCTGGGCGTTCCACACTATCCGGAGCACGTTGACGAGAGCTATTGGCTGCGCGATGCCCAGCGAATGGCGGCGGCCGGTTTCAACGTCGTGCGCCTTGGCGAGTTTGCATGGCACCTGATCGAACCTCAGGAGGGGCACTTCGACTTTTCGCTGTTCGATCGGGCCATCGATGTCTTGGCCTGCGAAGGTATCAAGACGATCTTCTGCACGCCGACTGCGACGCCACCGCGTTGGCTGACATCAACCTATCCTGAGGTGCTGCGCACGGACGAGTGGGGCCGCACAGCGTCTCACGGCTCGCGCCAACACGCAGACACGAACAGCCCTGTCTACCGTATTCACAGCCGACGCATCACGGAGGCTTTGGCCCGGCACTACGCGGGCAATCCGAACGTCATCGGCTGGCAAACCGACAATGAATTGAACACGACTGTGTCGACGTCATACGCCGAGGCAACCGAACGGGAGTTCCGGCGCTATCTTCGGGATCGCTATGAAACCATTGCGGCGTTGAATTTCGCGTGGGGCGGGAACTTCTGGGCGCTGGCCTACGACAACTTTGACCAGATCGCTGTGCCTCGAAAGGACAATCCGGGTTTTCCTGCTCCAGGGCACCTGCAGGACTATCACCGGTTCCTGGCGCATGCGACGGCTGTCTTCCAGCATGACCAGGTGGAAATTCTCCGTCGAGCGAACTCCGACTGGTTCATCTTCCACAATCTCGGCCGTCTTGAAGACATCGATTTCCGCGGTCAGTTCGGTCAGGACCTCGACTTCCTTGGCTTCGACGTTTACCCGATGCTCTACGACGAGATGAGGCGCAGCGGTGGTCATCCCGCCACTCAAGCCTTGCATCTTGACATCTGCCGCGCCTATTCAGGCAATTTCATCGTTCCCGAACAGGCTTCAGGCTTCGGGAGTCAGCCTGGTTTCTCGACAATGACGCCTGAGCCGGGTGAGATGCGACGGATGGCACTGAGCTCTGTCGCCCGTGGGGCCGACGGCCTCCTGTTTTTCCGCTGGCGTCCAGCACATTTCGGCGCCGAAATTTACTGGATGGGTATCATTGACCACGATGACGTGCCCCGCCGCCGCTACCAGGAAGCCGTTCAGTTCGCCGGGGATATCAGCAAGATAAAGCCGCACCTGCTTGGTACGACTGTGCGCATGGACGTCGCCATCGCCGGCGCGGACTTCGACAATCAGGAGGCCTATAAGACTTATCCCATGGGTATGCCAAGCCCCTTGGAAGACGGGCTGCTTCTCCATCGCTACTGCTATTCCAGGGGTATAGCGTGTGGCTTCATCCATCCCGAAGACGACTTGTCGCGGATCAAGATCCTATATGTGCCGCATTGGGTAATCTGGCGACCGGAATGGAACGAGAATGTGGAAGCGTTCGTCAAGGATGGCGGGACCTTGATTGTCGGTGCGATGACGGGGACCAGAGACGAGAACAACCATATTCCAACCGAACTCGCTCCGCGAGCGGGACTATCCAGACTATGCGGCGTTCGCGTCGAGGAGTTCGGCCGTCTCGCAGAGCCGGGTGCCGATGGGCTCTTCGGCCTGCACGGAACTGAGTACGGCCTCCACAATCCAGCGAAGCGTCTGCCGGCGAGTTCGGCGACCAGACGTTACAGTTTCAGTCTCGGCAACCAGGAGTACGACGCAGCGCACCTGTACGAGCTTCTTCGGCTCGACGATGACGTGAAGGTCATCGGGCGATGGACAAACCGCTTCGCCAGCGGTCGACCAATGGTTACAGTCCGCAGGTTCGGTAACGGTCGTGCGGTTTATGTCGGAACGTATCTAACCGAACCGTTGGTCGAAGCCTTGGCGACCCAATTGTTCGCAGAAAGCAATGTTCAACCTCTTCTCCAGGACTTGCCGCCGAATGTGGAAGTCACAATGCGGGAGGCCGATGACCGCAAGTTGCTGTTCGTCCTAAATTGCGACGCCGAAGCAACGGAAATCAAAACTCCTCCGCAAGGCATCGATCTAATCACCGGTCGGCGTGTCGAAGAAAAGTTGACGCTGGGCCCACATGAATGCGCTGTAATTCAGTTCTAA
- a CDS encoding helix-turn-helix domain-containing protein, with protein MRTEDGTAPVGLLARHLDDESLASPNCEAAAWEDERASSLPSFEFSTAGLPRPDQFAAWHSSFEPMLELADIDPTTAAFHGRQKLWDLGSLLLAQISTDSLAFSSLPGHLRRDPIDHWTMTILLSGKIRTDAGRSVFTAGPGEAQIHSLGRSFTGVVDQGEMLVLFVPRDLSLETAATLSSAEFSTLGTGMGRLFSDYLIDVANRLPMLARADLPGLAAATRAMILACVSPSADHIEAAEGPIANVLLERARQLVHNRLLDPKLGSEMVRRELGVSRTRLYNLFEPFGGVMHYIQHRRLLSAYAALTDPNDRRLIFQIAEERGFSDGAEFGRAFKRAFGYSPSEVRNREGGGIPVRPDLEDCPSEERLGVLLRRLQG; from the coding sequence ATGAGGACCGAAGACGGCACAGCGCCTGTCGGGTTGCTCGCACGGCACCTGGACGACGAAAGCCTTGCGAGCCCGAATTGCGAGGCGGCGGCTTGGGAAGACGAGAGGGCATCGTCCTTGCCCTCCTTTGAATTTTCGACCGCAGGGTTGCCGCGACCGGATCAGTTTGCGGCATGGCACAGTAGTTTCGAGCCTATGCTCGAACTGGCTGACATCGACCCGACGACCGCCGCCTTCCACGGCCGGCAGAAGCTTTGGGACCTTGGCAGTCTTTTGCTTGCTCAAATCAGTACTGACAGCCTCGCATTTTCCAGCCTGCCGGGACATCTTAGGCGGGATCCGATCGATCACTGGACAATGACGATCCTGCTGTCTGGAAAGATTAGGACCGATGCGGGAAGAAGTGTGTTTACCGCGGGTCCCGGTGAGGCCCAGATTCATTCGCTTGGTCGCTCTTTCACCGGCGTCGTCGATCAAGGCGAAATGCTCGTGCTGTTCGTGCCGCGCGATCTTTCGCTTGAGACGGCGGCCACGCTTAGCTCGGCGGAATTTTCGACGCTTGGGACAGGCATGGGACGATTGTTCTCGGACTACCTGATTGACGTCGCCAATCGTCTGCCGATGCTCGCCAGGGCCGATCTGCCGGGGCTCGCGGCCGCCACACGGGCAATGATCCTTGCCTGTGTGTCGCCATCCGCAGATCATATCGAGGCGGCCGAAGGACCGATCGCCAATGTGCTTCTCGAAAGGGCACGGCAACTGGTGCACAACCGGTTGCTCGACCCGAAACTCGGAAGTGAGATGGTGCGACGGGAGCTCGGGGTCTCGCGCACGCGCCTTTACAACCTGTTCGAGCCCTTCGGCGGGGTGATGCATTACATTCAGCATCGTCGGTTGCTGAGTGCTTATGCGGCGTTGACCGACCCCAACGATCGGCGGCTGATATTTCAGATTGCCGAAGAGCGCGGTTTCAGCGACGGCGCCGAGTTTGGCCGCGCGTTCAAGCGAGCGTTCGGTTATAGCCCGAGCGAAGTGAGGAACCGAGAAGGGGGTGGCATACCGGTTCGCCCAGATCTTGAGGACTGCCCATCCGAGGAGCGATTGGGCGTGCTTCTTCGAAGGTTGCAAGGGTAG
- a CDS encoding alpha/beta hydrolase has translation MSSMRLSVIAIMLLVLVGCGGPRAVLGLPVASSSGAEPRAIVPIYVATTRARSDNLSLPYSAERSKTLNFAKLDIGVPRNHVPGRVETSGRLPDPSRHFSARTYQPIAERQEFIRRLNTALAQRAPENREILIFVHGYNNNFADSVFRNAQITYDYNIKSVSLHYAWPSGASVPLYVFDRDSALVGRRGLAETIEIAAETNATRVILVGHSMGAYVVTEALRDLALRGRTSTVKRVGGVVLAAPDIDVDVFLSQLDDIGDIPRPFTIIVSQRDRALGISRQLAGGRPRVGSGSDVAILQKREIAVIDVSDIDGGRHNVFASSPTLMDIVSNNALMRSVLREDQGPVGQTMLADGASVVEGAASLVIFLPSRILGGLAQAAAGQ, from the coding sequence ATGTCCTCAATGCGATTGTCCGTCATTGCGATCATGCTATTGGTTCTCGTCGGCTGTGGCGGACCACGCGCGGTGCTCGGCCTTCCCGTGGCATCGTCATCAGGCGCAGAACCACGGGCAATCGTTCCGATCTATGTGGCTACCACGCGCGCGCGATCCGATAATCTTTCCCTACCTTATTCGGCTGAGCGGTCGAAGACGCTGAATTTTGCGAAGCTCGACATTGGAGTTCCAAGAAACCACGTTCCTGGCCGCGTCGAGACAAGCGGACGCCTGCCCGATCCCAGCCGGCACTTTTCGGCGCGAACCTACCAGCCGATCGCCGAGCGACAAGAATTCATCAGGCGGCTGAATACCGCGCTGGCGCAGCGTGCGCCCGAAAATCGCGAGATCTTAATCTTCGTCCACGGATACAACAACAACTTCGCCGACAGCGTCTTCCGTAATGCTCAGATCACCTACGATTACAATATCAAGTCGGTCTCGTTGCACTATGCCTGGCCGTCAGGAGCGTCCGTCCCTCTCTACGTCTTCGACCGCGATAGCGCCCTCGTCGGCCGGCGGGGACTTGCCGAGACGATCGAGATCGCTGCGGAGACGAATGCGACGAGAGTGATCCTGGTCGGTCATTCAATGGGCGCCTATGTCGTCACCGAAGCCTTACGCGATCTGGCCCTTAGAGGCCGCACCAGCACTGTGAAGCGCGTGGGTGGAGTGGTGCTCGCGGCCCCGGACATCGACGTCGACGTGTTCCTGAGCCAGCTTGACGATATCGGAGATATCCCGCGCCCGTTTACGATCATCGTTTCACAGCGCGATCGAGCGCTCGGGATTTCCCGGCAATTGGCGGGCGGCCGCCCGCGTGTCGGCAGCGGCTCGGATGTCGCGATTCTTCAAAAAAGGGAGATCGCTGTTATCGATGTCTCTGACATCGATGGCGGTAGACACAACGTCTTTGCCAGTTCACCGACGCTCATGGACATCGTCAGCAACAATGCCCTGATGCGCAGCGTGCTCCGAGAGGATCAAGGCCCTGTTGGCCAGACCATGCTGGCAGACGGAGCATCGGTGGTCGAAGGTGCTGCATCCCTGGTGATTTTTCTTCCAAGCCGCATTCTGGGTGGGCTTGCGCAAGCAGCTGCTGGGCAATAG